In the Malaclemys terrapin pileata isolate rMalTer1 chromosome 3, rMalTer1.hap1, whole genome shotgun sequence genome, CATGGAAATTGGTATCATTTTCCAGATTACAAATTAAGGGTGAAGTTTTGCCTTCACATATAGATTGAGgatttctactgacttcaataagagttGTATTTGGACCAGCAAGGGCACAATTTGGTCCTCAAAGGGAGCCTCTTGCTTTTCCTCCCTCCTGACTCCAAATTTCCTCTCTTCTattaagcttatgctctaataaatttgttagtctctaaggtgccacaagtactcctgttcttctttttgtggatacagactaacacggctgctactctgaaacctctcttctATGTTTCTTGCTCTTTCTGTGACTCCTTCATTACTAACTAATGTTGTGACTGGAGGCCGCATGAGTCAGAGGGCAGTGGAGTCAAAAGCCCTAGGTTATATTCCAGCCTCTGCCCTGACCTACTAGATGATCTTGGGCAAGGCACCTCCTCTGTCTCCCCCTCTGTAAAAGGGTAAATGATGATTACcctctttttaaaatgctttgagatttacagatgaaaagtgctatatgtgAACTGAGTATTattaatttaagaacataaaaatagccatactaggtcagaccaaaggtccatctagcccagtatcctgtcttctgacagtggccaatgccaggtgtttcagcgggagtgaacagaataggtaatcaagtgatccatcccctgtcgcccatttaaAGGATATGGATCTAATGCTGCACTACTGAATTCACTGGGAGTTTTATCAGTGACTGCAGTGGATGCAGGGAGAGTCTTTCTGTGAATATATGAAAGTTGCCTCCCTCTTAATACAAGGGATGGATTTCTAGAAGTACAGCATCTTACATAAATagcttttagttttgttttgtgtatGTTTGCTGTACTTATGACTTTCAGTTAAAAACCTCTATGTAAAGGTTTACTGTCTGGGCATAGAGCTcatacactatttaaaaaaaaataatctgtattTGTAATTTTTCACTTATAATACTTCAACTTTGTTTACAGTTACAGATTCTTTTTGGTTTGAGTTGGGCAATTTATAATGGTAAATGAATGTGCAGGCTGCAGGGAATAAGCCTTTATGCTTCTTGTTCTACTAATAAAAACAAAGAGCTTCAAAGAGAAGTTATAACCAAATGTCAAGGGAAATCTGTAAAGCTATAAGTGTAAACAGAAAACTAAGCAAACCATTTTTCTGACTTACGTCTACAACACAGATTATGAGTGAATATCGCTCCAGCAGAgagtgtgggccaaattcatcacagTTATAATATATTGACTTCAAATAACTACACAGAAAATAATGCTACGTGGTTTTAGATGATAATTTTTTCTAGCCAAGTGATCACTTcacagcataagaacataagaatggccatgctgggtcagaccaaaggtccatccagcccagtatcctgtctaccgacagtggccaataccaggtgtcccagagggagtgaacctaacaggtaatgatcaagtgatctctctcctgtcatccatctccaccctctgacaaacagatgctagggacaccattccttacccatcctggctaatagccattaatggacttaacctccatgaatttatctagttctcttttaaaccctgttatagttctagATTTCACAACTtcatcaggcaaggagttccacaagttgactgtgtgctgtgtgaagaagaacttccttttatttgttttcaacctgctgcccattaatttcatttggtggcccctggttcttatattatgggaacaagtaaataacttttccttattcactttctccacaccactcatgattttatatatctctatcatattcccccttagcctcctcttttccaagctgaaaagtcctaccctctttaatctctcctcatatgggacccgttccaaacccctaatcattttagttgcccttcttttaaccttttctaatgccagtatatttttttttgagaaggggcgaccacatctgtacacagtattcaagatgtgggcgtaccatggatttatataagggcaataagatattctccgtcttattctctatcccctttttaatgattcctaacagccTGTTTGatcttttgactgccgctgcacactgcatggacgtcttcagagaactatccacgatgactccaagatctctttcttgattagttgtagctaaattagcccctaaTCTTTGTTTAGATATCATGTTAATAAAATCAAATAAAGCTgttgctgtgttttgttttttcctttgccTCTTTTAATAATTATTCCCCACTGCAATGTTAAATGTAGATGTGGAGTCTTAATTGGTTAGTTACAAGAAGATAATCTTTTTTCCTTCTCACTGTTGCCTGTTAGTTTAAAGGTATTTTAGCTGAAGGTAGATAATTATCGGTGAGAAGAAAATAACACTTCAGGAGTTCATTTTCCATCTTAGCACTTGGGACCTCCTTTGAACTCCCCTCACAAAACCCTctttcccactttgtcacatctcccccccaccccctgtcataAAAGGGTCTCCCTGCATAAAGACTTCAGCCATTGCTTGTTAGCTAAGGGAATTGCTTCTCACAACTGCTCTTCCTGGATGGATAAATTGCATGAGACTTTGCCGAATATGGAAGATGATTTGGGCACTGATCATTCTGCCTTTCTGTCTTCCTGGGACTGGAAGAGTAATGCAGGAGCCTATGAGCTGAACCAGATCTCATCCCCTCACAGCTTATCTCCATCTCCTTCCTTTGAATCGTATTCTTCTTCCCCTTGCCCAGCTGTGATTGAGATGCcctacaacagcagcagcagcggcagcctgATCGGATACAGCTTGATGGATTTTCCTTCCGCATACTTACCAAATGCTGGACAGGTCAAGGCTCAGAAAGGTACCAAGGCCAGGATGTCAGCCCAGCGCAGAAGGAAagccagtgagagagagaagctcagGATGAGGACCCTGGCTGATGCTTTACACACCTTGCGCAATTACCTACCTCCTGTCTACAGCCAAAGAGGCCAGCCTCTCACCAAAATACAGACACTGAAATACACCATCAAGTACATCAGTGAACTTACAGACCTGCTGAACAATGTCAAACGGGCATAGACACCCTTCCCTACCGCCTGACAAACCTGCCACTGGATCCCTCCTAAAGAATCTTTAAAAATATCGAATGGAACTTTGAGCTagttcttcctttaaaaaatccAGAGTGTCTTGAGCAAATGAAGACAGAACAAAAGGAATATGGATGGATGGGTAGCTGCTGTACATATCTCAGAATGCTCTAAGTCGAAGGGGATGT is a window encoding:
- the MSGN1 gene encoding mesogenin-1: MDKLHETLPNMEDDLGTDHSAFLSSWDWKSNAGAYELNQISSPHSLSPSPSFESYSSSPCPAVIEMPYNSSSSGSLIGYSLMDFPSAYLPNAGQVKAQKGTKARMSAQRRRKASEREKLRMRTLADALHTLRNYLPPVYSQRGQPLTKIQTLKYTIKYISELTDLLNNVKRA